The following is a genomic window from Archangium lipolyticum.
CCGCGGCGGCTCCGGCCCCGTCGCGTCCGTGGGAGGCCGCTCGAGCTCCATCTCCTGGTGGCCCCCAGCCCGCTCCGGTTCGCGCCCAGGCCCCCAATGGCATGCTGTCCCCCAGGACGGCCTCCGCCCCATCACCCCGCCCGGAGATAGAGGCCCGAGCGCCCGTGCCCTCGCAGCCCGTGGTGCGCGTGACGAACGTGCGCCTGCCTCCACAGGAGACACCTCCCGTCGAGGACGAGCGCCTCTTCCCCGAGGAGGGCCCGGCCGATGGCTGTGCCTCGGGCGAGTGCCTGCCCGACGTGCCGCCCGTCCCTGCCGCCGAGCCGGAACCAGAAGCCGAGTCCGTCCGGCCCTTCGACGTCCACCACGCCTCGCGCGCCGCGGCCCCCATGGCCGCTTCGGGCCGCGACAACCCCCGGCGTCCCCTCCAGGACCGGTGGCGCGCGGCGGTGGACACCGTGCGCAACGCCTCCGGCCGGCACGCCAAGTCGCTCGCGTGTGGCCGCCTTTTGTGGATTCGAGAGGGCGAGGTGGCGGTCGGCTACACGCCCAAGGACGGCTTCCACAAGACCACGGTCTCCGGCAACGGGCGCGCCACCGTCGAGAAGGCCCTCTCCGAGCACTTCGGCCGCCCGACGAAGCTCGTGGTGCAGGATGTCTCCGAGGCGGACAAGGCCGCGGGCCCCGACGCGGGCGCGGGCCTCATCAGCATCGCCGAGCAGGACGCCCAGGAGCGCACCGCCTACGAGAAGAGCACCGAGGGCCGTGTCCGGGGACACCCCGCCATCCGGGCCGCGCTCAAGTTCCTGGGGGGAGAAATCGAGCACATCCAGGTGTACGACCAGCCCGTGCGCCCGGCCGCCGCCCCGGCGAGCGACACTCCCGACGACAGCGCCTGACAACGGACGCG
Proteins encoded in this region:
- a CDS encoding DNA polymerase III subunit gamma/tau codes for the protein MPSQPVVRVTNVRLPPQETPPVEDERLFPEEGPADGCASGECLPDVPPVPAAEPEPEAESVRPFDVHHASRAAAPMAASGRDNPRRPLQDRWRAAVDTVRNASGRHAKSLACGRLLWIREGEVAVGYTPKDGFHKTTVSGNGRATVEKALSEHFGRPTKLVVQDVSEADKAAGPDAGAGLISIAEQDAQERTAYEKSTEGRVRGHPAIRAALKFLGGEIEHIQVYDQPVRPAAAPASDTPDDSA